The following proteins are encoded in a genomic region of Anaerolineae bacterium:
- a CDS encoding AIR synthase family protein, translating into MATNHPYPIGKLPVADLAQLLGRYAPGDPRLIVGAAIGEDAAVIELGDRYLVVATDPITFATDEIGWYAVNINANDVACTGAAPRWFLATLLLPENRTSPELVEKIFSQITSACEELGITLAGGHTEITYGLNRPIIVGQMLGEVAPAKMVSTNGAQAGDDLILTKGIAIEATAIIAREKRQELLELFDEDILTGYANFLHAPGISVVKDAAVAMAVGGVRAMHDPTEGGVAGGLHELAEAANVGLEIFAAKLPYLPETVALCEHFGLDPLGVIASGALLIAADPHFTGEIVKQLAQAGLVAGVIGRTQPPEQGRMLVDQNGSHPLPAFARDEITRLFE; encoded by the coding sequence ATGGCTACAAACCACCCTTACCCCATCGGTAAACTCCCCGTTGCAGACCTGGCTCAATTATTGGGCCGGTATGCTCCCGGCGACCCCCGGTTGATTGTGGGCGCAGCCATCGGCGAAGACGCCGCCGTGATTGAACTGGGCGACCGCTACCTGGTAGTTGCCACCGACCCCATTACTTTTGCCACGGATGAAATTGGCTGGTATGCGGTGAATATCAACGCCAATGATGTGGCCTGCACCGGGGCCGCGCCGCGCTGGTTTCTGGCCACCCTGCTCTTGCCCGAAAATCGAACCTCGCCGGAATTGGTTGAGAAGATATTCAGCCAGATTACCTCGGCCTGCGAGGAGTTGGGCATCACCCTGGCCGGGGGGCATACGGAAATCACCTATGGGCTAAATCGCCCCATCATCGTTGGGCAAATGTTGGGTGAGGTTGCTCCGGCCAAAATGGTCAGCACAAACGGGGCGCAGGCGGGCGATGATTTGATTTTGACCAAGGGCATTGCCATTGAAGCAACAGCCATCATTGCCAGGGAAAAGCGGCAAGAGTTATTAGAACTGTTTGATGAAGATATCCTTACTGGCTACGCGAATTTCTTGCATGCGCCAGGCATCAGCGTGGTCAAAGATGCGGCCGTGGCCATGGCCGTTGGCGGCGTGCGCGCCATGCACGATCCCACCGAAGGCGGCGTGGCCGGCGGCCTGCACGAGTTGGCCGAGGCCGCCAACGTGGGCCTGGAAATCTTTGCCGCGAAACTGCCCTACCTGCCGGAGACGGTGGCGCTCTGCGAGCATTTTGGCCTGGACCCGTTGGGCGTTATTGCTTCCGGGGCGTTGCTCATTGCGGCGGACCCGCATTTTACCGGCGAAATTGTCAAACAATTAGCGCAAGCCGGTCTTGTCGCCGGCGTGATTGGCCGGACACAACCGCCGGAACAGGGGCGCATGCTGGTTGATCAAAACGGTTCGCATCCCCTGCCCGCCTTTGCCCGCGACGAGATCACGCGGTTGTTTGAATAA
- a CDS encoding HAD family hydrolase, with protein sequence MTQKRRYDMVIFDVGGTLVGFEDDAPFGEVLARIDPPHRFTSANELRLSMLHTLSARRHEAIGMVDDNEINNWWRTIFEELFPGNPAAAMHMWELFKHSYFDSLFPDTLPTLRRFQELGVGMGIVSNYGAHLIYTLYKLNIYDYFKFVIVSSLVGVAKPDRGIFEIAIEKAGVPPNRILYVGDNVTDDIDGSHNAGLDAILINRPGRNPSTAPLVIDSLLELERFVFPDKAPA encoded by the coding sequence GTGACCCAAAAACGTCGTTATGATATGGTAATTTTTGATGTAGGCGGAACCCTGGTCGGCTTTGAAGATGACGCGCCGTTTGGCGAAGTGCTGGCCCGGATTGACCCGCCTCACCGTTTCACCTCGGCCAACGAATTACGCTTGAGCATGCTTCACACCCTCTCGGCCCGCCGCCACGAGGCCATTGGCATGGTTGACGACAACGAAATCAACAATTGGTGGCGCACTATCTTTGAAGAGCTTTTTCCGGGTAACCCCGCCGCCGCTATGCACATGTGGGAGCTGTTCAAGCACAGTTATTTCGACAGCCTTTTTCCTGACACTTTGCCCACGCTCCGGCGGTTTCAAGAGTTGGGCGTGGGCATGGGCATTGTGTCTAATTACGGCGCTCACCTAATTTACACGCTGTACAAACTCAATATTTATGATTACTTTAAATTTGTCATTGTCTCTTCCCTGGTAGGCGTGGCCAAACCCGATCGCGGCATTTTTGAAATAGCCATTGAAAAAGCAGGTGTTCCTCCGAACCGAATTCTCTACGTGGGCGACAACGTGACCGACGATATTGACGGCAGCCACAACGCCGGCCTTGACGCCATCCTCATCAACCGCCCCGGTCGCAACCCCAGCACCGCCCCCCTTGTCATTGACAGCCTGCTTGAATTAGAGCGGTTTGTTTTCCCAGACAAAGCACCGGCCTAA
- a CDS encoding DUF4332 domain-containing protein, whose protein sequence is MRVYAAADDEGRQFTVSLHPALENLETTNETIAGATLTGIKGIGRKYTAMLREAGIESIEDLREAGTTPAKRARLAQKTGRNETIILHWVQLADLMRLEGVGEDYSALLWEAGVTAPADLPKQNPERLLQLLTRANAEKRLTHRLPSLGQITAWIEQARELPVLVKT, encoded by the coding sequence ATGCGTGTTTACGCCGCCGCAGATGACGAGGGCCGGCAATTTACCGTAAGTCTCCACCCCGCTCTGGAAAACCTGGAAACAACTAACGAAACCATCGCTGGCGCGACTCTCACCGGCATCAAAGGCATTGGGCGCAAATACACGGCCATGCTGCGGGAAGCCGGGATAGAGTCTATAGAAGATTTGCGCGAAGCCGGGACCACGCCGGCCAAACGGGCCAGGTTGGCCCAAAAAACCGGGCGCAACGAAACTATCATTCTGCACTGGGTGCAACTGGCCGACCTCATGCGCCTTGAGGGGGTGGGCGAAGATTACAGCGCCCTGTTGTGGGAGGCCGGCGTCACCGCTCCCGCCGATTTGCCCAAACAAAACCCGGAACGCCTGCTCCAACTGCTCACCCGGGCCAATGCCGAAAAACGCCTCACCCATCGTTTGCCCTCCCTGGGGCAAATCACCGCCTGGATTGAGCAGGCCAGGGAACTACCGGTATTGGTGAAAACATAA
- a CDS encoding AraC family transcriptional regulator encodes MSHIASMVQAIDFIENNLKEAITIADVAEAVSSSLYHFCRMFNRFVHHTPYDYLIRRRLSESARELLETDKKIIDIALDYQFNNPETFSRAFKRMFDMQPNQWKRQNNIGRRFLLPRLTAVYLQHINKGDYLKPVLVKKEAFCLAGVMTLVVDEQPDISALWKIFKQELAGLADKVKPQKYYGLTSYPQDTETGGYFYMAAIEVDPSRPVGPALVVKTLPPLKYARFIHKGLYQERKLTLDYIYQTWLPKSGQSLAYPLEIECYEQDFSGAAGEEVESKIYIPLE; translated from the coding sequence ATGTCGCATATCGCCTCAATGGTCCAGGCCATTGACTTTATCGAAAACAATCTCAAAGAAGCCATCACCATTGCCGACGTGGCCGAAGCGGTCTCTTCCTCGCTGTATCATTTTTGCCGCATGTTCAATCGGTTTGTGCATCATACCCCATATGATTACCTGATCCGTCGCCGGCTTTCGGAGTCGGCCCGCGAGTTGCTTGAAACCGATAAAAAGATCATTGACATTGCCCTTGACTATCAATTCAATAACCCCGAAACATTTTCCCGCGCTTTTAAACGCATGTTTGACATGCAGCCCAACCAGTGGAAAAGGCAAAACAATATAGGCCGGCGTTTTTTACTGCCCCGGCTCACCGCAGTGTATCTGCAACACATCAACAAAGGGGATTATTTAAAACCCGTATTGGTTAAAAAGGAGGCTTTTTGCCTGGCCGGGGTGATGACCCTGGTGGTGGATGAACAACCGGATATTTCGGCGCTCTGGAAAATTTTTAAGCAGGAATTAGCCGGGCTGGCCGACAAAGTGAAGCCCCAAAAATATTATGGGCTGACCAGCTACCCCCAAGATACAGAAACAGGCGGTTATTTTTACATGGCCGCGATAGAGGTTGATCCCTCCCGGCCGGTTGGCCCGGCCCTGGTGGTTAAAACCCTTCCCCCCTTAAAGTATGCCCGGTTCATTCATAAGGGACTTTACCAGGAGCGCAAACTTACCCTGGACTATATTTATCAAACCTGGCTGCCAAAATCCGGCCAAAGCCTGGCTTATCCCCTGGAAATTGAATGTTATGAACAGGATTTTAGCGGCGCGGCGGGCGAGGAAGTTGAAAGCAAAATTTATATTCCCCTGGAATAG
- a CDS encoding GyrI-like domain-containing protein, with protein sequence MEPTIVEKGQIILLGFSFYGDPFTSPGWTEGNEISRLWHRFEDFLNRNRDRLKNVKHAGVGYEVWGMTGESETQGQFDIFAGIELANLEDVPVEALIKILPPTAYAVFTLKGSLINSDWSRLIYQEWLPNSGYEEAYRFNFQRYDQRFKGVDKLTESELDVYVPIRPAGSNGQAAQA encoded by the coding sequence ATGGAACCAACAATCGTTGAAAAAGGACAGATCATCCTGCTGGGGTTTAGTTTTTATGGGGACCCCTTTACCAGTCCGGGCTGGACGGAGGGAAATGAGATCAGCCGGCTCTGGCATCGGTTTGAGGATTTTTTGAATCGCAATCGTGACCGGCTAAAGAATGTCAAACATGCCGGGGTCGGCTACGAGGTATGGGGCATGACTGGAGAAAGCGAAACCCAGGGGCAATTTGACATTTTTGCGGGGATAGAGCTGGCCAATTTAGAGGATGTGCCGGTAGAAGCCCTGATCAAAATTTTGCCGCCCACGGCCTACGCGGTTTTTACTCTGAAAGGATCGCTCATTAACTCTGATTGGTCTCGTTTGATTTACCAGGAGTGGCTGCCCAACTCAGGGTATGAAGAAGCTTATCGTTTTAATTTTCAACGGTACGATCAGCGTTTTAAGGGAGTTGACAAACTGACAGAGTCGGAGTTGGATGTTTACGTGCCCATCAGACCGGCGGGCAGTAACGGTCAGGCTGCCCAGGCATAA
- a CDS encoding SAM-dependent methyltransferase translates to MDHQTNNSKTETFNISPIGYVRRNNGKTFLEILEPYVPALKELEHFSHVQVFWWFSEFDDDMFRQVTQSDQAPYEAPVLGVFACRSPVRPNPLALTTAQILKVDHQQGLVEIANIEAFDGTPLLDLKAYIPMNDRVQQVSVPPWCADWPEWLPPEGLGLEE, encoded by the coding sequence ATGGATCATCAAACAAACAACTCAAAAACCGAAACCTTTAATATTTCTCCCATCGGCTACGTGCGCCGGAACAACGGCAAAACATTTTTAGAAATCCTGGAGCCTTATGTGCCCGCGCTCAAGGAATTAGAGCATTTCAGCCACGTGCAGGTATTCTGGTGGTTCAGCGAATTTGACGACGACATGTTCAGGCAAGTCACTCAAAGCGACCAAGCGCCTTACGAAGCCCCGGTTTTAGGCGTGTTTGCCTGCCGTTCGCCGGTTCGGCCCAACCCCCTGGCGTTGACCACGGCCCAAATCCTCAAGGTTGACCATCAACAGGGCCTGGTTGAAATTGCCAACATTGAAGCCTTTGACGGCACGCCGCTGCTTGATTTAAAAGCCTACATCCCTATGAACGACCGGGTGCAGCAGGTATCTGTTCCACCCTGGTGCGCCGACTGGCCGGAATGGCTGCCGCCAGAGGGCTTAGGTTTAGAAGAATAA
- a CDS encoding DUF418 domain-containing protein: MSQTQITQPTRPSERIMALDALRGFAILGILIMNIQSFAMPEAAYLNPAAYGNLTGLNKWVWILSHTLAEQKFMTIFAALFGAGIVLFTARLESKERRPLPWHYRRTFWLLVIGLLHAYLLWYGDVLVSYALCALVVVLCRKWSAPVLLILGLAVVAVGSLLYLFFGFSLAYMPPEAYAGMQLSWQPPPEMISHELAVYQSGWLTQMTLRIPSSLTFQTLVFLIFNMWRAGGLMLVGMALFKWGVLTAARSTRFYGLLLLVGFGLGLPPVIYGVGQNFAVNWSMDYARFFGSQFNYWGSLPVSLGYVSLVMLLCKWPNLTPLTGVLGAVGRMALTNYLLQTIICTTIFYGHGLGLFGRVERSGQILLVLGVWTFQLIISPLWLRYYHFGPAEWLWRSLTYWQLQPIRTARTSAGSNIEDAGRLQESH; the protein is encoded by the coding sequence ATGTCACAAACACAAATAACCCAACCTACCCGACCTTCGGAACGCATTATGGCGTTGGATGCGCTCCGAGGGTTCGCCATTCTGGGTATTCTGATCATGAATATCCAGAGTTTTGCCATGCCTGAAGCCGCCTATCTCAACCCGGCAGCTTACGGCAATTTAACCGGCCTCAACAAATGGGTGTGGATACTCAGCCACACCCTGGCCGAGCAAAAATTCATGACCATTTTTGCCGCCCTTTTTGGGGCGGGGATTGTGCTTTTTACGGCCAGGCTGGAAAGCAAGGAGCGCCGGCCCCTGCCGTGGCATTATCGCCGCACGTTCTGGCTCCTGGTCATCGGGTTGCTGCACGCTTACCTGCTGTGGTATGGCGACGTGCTGGTTTCTTACGCTCTCTGCGCCCTGGTGGTGGTGTTGTGCCGAAAATGGTCGGCTCCTGTTTTGTTGATTTTGGGGCTGGCCGTGGTGGCCGTTGGCTCTCTGTTGTATCTCTTTTTTGGATTTTCCCTGGCCTATATGCCGCCCGAAGCCTACGCCGGGATGCAACTGAGCTGGCAGCCGCCCCCCGAAATGATCAGCCACGAGTTGGCCGTTTATCAAAGCGGCTGGCTGACCCAAATGACGTTGCGTATTCCCTCCTCTTTGACGTTTCAAACGCTTGTCTTTTTGATTTTTAACATGTGGCGCGCCGGGGGGCTGATGCTGGTGGGGATGGCCTTATTCAAATGGGGCGTGCTGACCGCCGCGCGCTCCACGCGCTTTTATGGTCTGCTGCTCCTGGTTGGTTTTGGCCTGGGCCTGCCCCCGGTTATTTATGGCGTTGGCCAAAATTTTGCCGTCAATTGGTCCATGGATTACGCCCGGTTCTTTGGCTCACAATTCAATTATTGGGGTAGTCTGCCGGTGTCGCTGGGCTACGTGAGTTTGGTGATGCTACTCTGCAAATGGCCAAATTTGACCCCTCTCACCGGCGTTCTGGGCGCAGTGGGGCGCATGGCTCTGACCAATTATTTGCTGCAAACCATCATCTGCACCACCATTTTTTACGGCCACGGCCTGGGGTTATTTGGCCGGGTAGAGCGCAGCGGGCAGATTTTGCTGGTGCTGGGAGTATGGACGTTCCAATTAATCATTTCCCCCTTGTGGCTGCGGTATTATCATTTTGGCCCGGCGGAATGGTTGTGGCGTTCCTTAACCTACTGGCAGCTTCAGCCCATCAGAACCGCCCGCACAAGCGCAGGGTCAAACATAGAGGACGCAGGGAGGCTTCAAGAAAGCCATTAG